The segment AGCTGTGTAAACCCGCATGACCATGAAGATTTTATCTTTGACTTCCTCTTGAAGCTTAGAGAGACGACGTGCATATTCTAGAACGGCCTCTTCATTATCTGATGAGCAAGGGCCGATAACCAAGAGCAGACGGTCATCTTCGCCTCGGATAATTCTTTTCAGTTCTTCATCGCGCTGATTTTTTGCAGCTAGAAATTCTCCTTCTAACTTGGAAAGTTCCTTTACTTTATCGATGTCTAAACTGGTGCTACGTTTGTGAATTCCCATAATATCTTCCTATCTGTTGTAAATTTCTCGGATGAGTTCTTGTGTTTTTTCCCAGCCTAAGCAAGGGTCTGTGATGGATTTTCCATAGACATCTGGATTGTCTTGGCGACCGTCTTCAATGTAGGATTCAATCATGAATCCGCGAACGTAGTTACGAATGGATTCGTTCCAGTCACGGTTGATTAAGGTTTGACGGACGATACGGATTTGTTCCAAATAATTTTTCCCAGAATTGTCATGGTTGGTATCGATGATGATGAATGGATTTTTCAAACCAAATTGGTCATAGAGGTCAATGGTTTCCAAGAGATTGTCGTAGTAATAGTTTGGTAGGTATTTACCATTTTCATTGACTGCGCCACGAAGAATAACATGAGCAAGTGGGTTGCCAGATGTTTCAACTTCAGTATTGTTGAAGAGGAAGGATTGCTTCTTCTGAGCAGCAAAAAGACCGTTGAACATGACTTTGAGGTTGCCAGAAGTTGGATTTTTCAAGCCTGTTGGAACATCAATGCCTGATGCTACAAAGCGGTGCTGCTGATTTTCAACCGAACGAGCTCCGATAGCGATGTAGGAAACCAAGTCATCAACCAAAGGCAGGTTTTCAGGGTAGAGCATCTCGTCAGCAGTAGTTAAACCTGTTTCCGTAATGACACGATAGTGGAGGTTACGAACTGCTTTGATTCCGTTGATGAGGCTTGGTGCAGCATCGGTATCTGGTTGGTGCATGAGTCCTTTATAACCATCACCATTGGTACGTGGCTTGGCAGTATAGACGCGCATGACCATGAAAATTTTATCTTTGACCTCTTCTTGGAGCTTGGCCAAGCGGTGAGCATAATCTAAAACAGCCTCTTCATTGTCAGAAGAACATGGTCCAATTACTAGGAGAAGACGATCATCTTCACCTTTTAAGATGGCTTCAAGTTCACGGTCACGAGCTTGTTTTTTAGTAAGTGTTTCTGGAGAAAGTTTTGAATGTTCTCGTACTTGATTAATATCAATTTTTTCGCTGATTGGTGTAAACAATAGGTCTTCCTCTTTCATTTATAGATTTCTCAATTATACCATTATTTTTAAGAATTTAAAACCAATATTCATGATTTTGTGTAAAAATTACAGTAAATTCTGAAAATTCTTTCTTTAATTTCTGTAGATTTTGAGCATTTCTTTAATTTATACATAATTTGCCAAAAAAAATCTGAAAATATTCAATAAATATGATAGAATAGGTCTAACACTATTTCGAGGTATGAGTTATGAAATTAAGAACAAATGTAGAAAAATTACAAGGAAAAATTCGTGTCCCAGGTGATAAATCAATCAGTCATCGTTCTATTATTTTTGGTTCCCTTGCAAAAGGTGTTACTCGTGTCCACGATATTTTACGTGGGGAAGATGTCTTGTCAACCATGCAGGTCTTTCGTGATTTGGGTGTAAAAATTGAAGACAACGGTGACATTGTTGAAGTCCACGGTGTTGGTTTTGATGGTCTTCAAGTACCCAAAAATGATTTGGATATGGGAAATTCTGGAACCTCGATTCGTTTGATTTCAGGCGTTTTGGCAGGTCAAGACTTTGAGGCGACTATGTTTGGTGATGATTCCTTATCCAAACGTCCCATGGACCGAGTGACTATTCCACTCAGTCAAATGGGAGTAGAGATTTCTGGACAAACTGAACGTGACCTACCTCCGTTGACCATCAAAGGGAATAAGAATTTAAAACCAATTCGCTACCAACTCCCTGTAGCCTCTGCCCAAGTAAAATCAGCTCTGATTTTTGCTGCCTTGCAGGCTGAGGGAGAGTCGGTCATCGTAGAAAAAGAGTTGACTCGAAACCATACAGAAGATATGATTGTCCAGTTTGGTGGACAGTTGGAAGTCAATGGCAAGGAAATCCGCATCCAAGGTGGTCAGGAGTTTATTGCCCAAGAGATTACAGTTCCAGGAGATATTTCAAGTGCTGCCTTTTGGTTGGTTGCTGGCTTAATCGTACCAGGTTCAAAAATTGTCCTTGAAAATGTGGGAATCAATGAAACTCGCACTGGTATTCTAGATGTCATTAAAGCTATGGGAGGAAAAATGACCCTTTCTAACATAGATAAACTTGCAAAATCAGCAACCATTACAGTTGAAACGTCGGAATTGAAGGCTACGGAGATTGCAGGCGAATTGATTCCTCGTTTGATTGATGAGTTGCCAATTATTACCTTACTAGCGACTCAAGCACATGGAACAACGATTATTCGTGATGCTGAGGAGTTGAAAGTCAAAGAAACGGATCGTATTCAGGTTGTTGCAGATGCTCTAAATAGTATGGGAGCAACTATTGAACCAACAGAAGATGGTATGATTATTCACGGACCAACTGCTTTACATGGTGCTGAAATCAATACATTTGGTGACCACCGTATCGGTATGATGACTGCCATTGCTGCCTTGTTGGCCAAAGATGGAGAAGTTGTATTGGAAAGAGCAGAAGCTATCAATACTAGCTATCCTGCCTTCTTTGAACACTTAAATAGTTTGATGGATTAGGAGAACGTATGCCAATCGTTTTACTTGGATTTATGGGAGTTGGAAAAACAACAACAGCACATTTGTTAAATCTCCCCGTTTACGATATGGACCATATCATTGAAGAACGGATTGGTATGCCTATTGCTGACTACTTCAGTCTTGAAGGAGAGGCTTCGTTTAGACAACTGGAGACAGAGGTACTGAAAGAATTGCTGGACTTACCTAGTAATTGTATCGTGTCAACTGGTGGTGGTGTGATTAAATCTGAAGTAAACAGGGAATTGCTGTTGGCAAATAGGGAGAACAATGTACTTCTTACTGCCTCCTTTGAAGTTTCCTATCAGAGAATTAGTAAGGATAGACAATCGCAAAGACCTCTCTTTTTACAGTACAGTAAGGAAGAGTTTGAAGCCCTCTATCGTGAACGAATGGCACTTTATCAAGGTTTAGCTGATACTGTAATCGATACAGATAAACTGAATCCAGAACAAGTAGCAAGGAAAATTTTATGCAAGTAGCCTATCTAGGACCTCGTGGTTCTTTTACACATCAAGTGGCCCAGCAGGCCTTTCCGACTGCGGATTTGCAGGCTTTTGAGACGATTACAGAGGTTATCAAGGCCTACGAAACGGGAGAAGTTACCTATTCCGTTATTCCAGTAGAGAACTCGATTGAAGGTAGTGTTCATGAAACGATTGACTATCTCTTTCATCAGGCGGAGATTCATGCGGTTGCAGAGATTGTTCAACCGATTGCTCAACAACTGTTAGCCACGAGTGCCGATAAGGCTGTAGAGGTTATCTATTCTCATCCGCAGGCAATTGCTCAGGGGAAGAAATATATTCAGGAACATTTTCCTCAGGCTCGTATTGAAATAACAGCTAGTACAGCCTATGCTGCTCGCTTTGTGGCAGAACACCCTGAACAACCATTCGCGGCAATTGCTCCGCAAGCGGCAGCAGTTGAATATGGACTGGAAGTAATTGCGCAAGACATTCAGGAAATCAGCGAGAATTTTACACGTTTTTGGATTTTGGGGGATAAAGCTCCGTCTATTGCCCTGAAACAAGTAGCTAAAAAAGTCAGTCTTGCATTGACATTGCCAGATAACCTGCCAGGAGCCTTGTATAAGGCCATGTCTGTTTTCTCATGGAGAGGAATCAGCTTAACAAAAATAGAAAGCCGACCCCTGAAAACGGCTTTGGGTGAGTATTTTTTCATACTGGATCTGGATAATCAGTCT is part of the Streptococcus suis genome and harbors:
- a CDS encoding shikimate kinase; this encodes MPIVLLGFMGVGKTTTAHLLNLPVYDMDHIIEERIGMPIADYFSLEGEASFRQLETEVLKELLDLPSNCIVSTGGGVIKSEVNRELLLANRENNVLLTASFEVSYQRISKDRQSQRPLFLQYSKEEFEALYRERMALYQGLADTVIDTDKLNPEQVARKILCK
- a CDS encoding 3-deoxy-7-phosphoheptulonate synthase, with amino-acid sequence MKEEDLLFTPISEKIDINQVREHSKLSPETLTKKQARDRELEAILKGEDDRLLLVIGPCSSDNEEAVLDYAHRLAKLQEEVKDKIFMVMRVYTAKPRTNGDGYKGLMHQPDTDAAPSLINGIKAVRNLHYRVITETGLTTADEMLYPENLPLVDDLVSYIAIGARSVENQQHRFVASGIDVPTGLKNPTSGNLKVMFNGLFAAQKKQSFLFNNTEVETSGNPLAHVILRGAVNENGKYLPNYYYDNLLETIDLYDQFGLKNPFIIIDTNHDNSGKNYLEQIRIVRQTLINRDWNESIRNYVRGFMIESYIEDGRQDNPDVYGKSITDPCLGWEKTQELIREIYNR
- the aroA gene encoding 3-phosphoshikimate 1-carboxyvinyltransferase → MKLRTNVEKLQGKIRVPGDKSISHRSIIFGSLAKGVTRVHDILRGEDVLSTMQVFRDLGVKIEDNGDIVEVHGVGFDGLQVPKNDLDMGNSGTSIRLISGVLAGQDFEATMFGDDSLSKRPMDRVTIPLSQMGVEISGQTERDLPPLTIKGNKNLKPIRYQLPVASAQVKSALIFAALQAEGESVIVEKELTRNHTEDMIVQFGGQLEVNGKEIRIQGGQEFIAQEITVPGDISSAAFWLVAGLIVPGSKIVLENVGINETRTGILDVIKAMGGKMTLSNIDKLAKSATITVETSELKATEIAGELIPRLIDELPIITLLATQAHGTTIIRDAEELKVKETDRIQVVADALNSMGATIEPTEDGMIIHGPTALHGAEINTFGDHRIGMMTAIAALLAKDGEVVLERAEAINTSYPAFFEHLNSLMD
- the pheA gene encoding prephenate dehydratase, translated to MQVAYLGPRGSFTHQVAQQAFPTADLQAFETITEVIKAYETGEVTYSVIPVENSIEGSVHETIDYLFHQAEIHAVAEIVQPIAQQLLATSADKAVEVIYSHPQAIAQGKKYIQEHFPQARIEITASTAYAARFVAEHPEQPFAAIAPQAAAVEYGLEVIAQDIQEISENFTRFWILGDKAPSIALKQVAKKVSLALTLPDNLPGALYKAMSVFSWRGISLTKIESRPLKTALGEYFFILDLDNQSEELLAYSQKELTSLDITYKVLGNYLVYMTS